TCAAAATTTCATCAATGGGAACCATTAAAAATCTGTGCATATAGATGccgaaaagcaaaataaaaatgacgttgtttttgctgaaaaatcatccgacaaAACCTTGACAGATGAGAGTAAATGCATTGCAtatgtacaagtttgagattttttatgtcacaacaAAATAACTTAGGGTAACCGTGTGTAAAAGTAGAcatagtttggattttttcatgtcacaaaaaaaaattaggataaatgtgtctcAATGGAcataatttggatttttttatgtcataaaaaagtttaaaaaaatgtgtcacaatatgcatagtttgaagtttttgtggctttttccataaattaaaaatataaacaaaatttGTTTCTACATTTtgttagttttaaatttttaatattgttaTTCAAGTGTTATATTTATTGAATTACCTTtttgattttaaatttaataagtttgttattcgagaaaaatagtttttatagtATGGATATTTTATCCATCTTTATCCCACTTTCCTCATAAGATACTTTTATCCGGGCTATACCCCTCTTACGTCCAACTTTAACCTGCGTTGAGTAGGAACCAAATACATGATAGGATAAACTCCATCATATCTTATTTTTCATCCTAATTATCGATCGTAGTCCtacatttagattttttttggccaaagcaAAACTTTTCTTTCCCCTATGATAGTTCTTATCCTACTTTATAGTAACCCGATTCCACGTGGAACCAAACGAGACGTTTCACTTTAGTTAATTAGTATATGAGTTAAATTGTTTACTGGAAATAGTTGTCCAGGGAAAATCATAATTTAGGTGTTATTATAAGATCCATTAATCGATTCTTTGAGGTTAAAACTAATTTGGTAATTCATTTTGCTTTGGATAATCATCGATGTACATATCCATTTCTATCTATACAAGATTAAACAAACCAAAAACAATCTTCAAACTCATActcctgtaaaaaaaaaattattttttttgataCAGCCTAGATCCGCATGAACGAATCCTAGCGATCAATTACAAAATAATCGAAAAATGGTAATTAACAAATGAAATATTAAgcaatatttcatttttcaatttcttcgcCGTTTTACaacaatttaaacttttattcAAAGCTAAATGTTAATCATACTTTTGTTTCCTTCATAGTTTTTCTTgttccctcctctctctttttttttttttaatttcttccaaAGCGTATGTATATTTGTGTAATTCTGTTTATGAAAAGGAGAATAGATCAACATCTGTAGGCAAAACGAGGGACACATAGTAAAACTATTTTAATAAAAGTCGATACATTAATCAATAAATtacagaaaatcaatttttgatacGTCTAATGTTTCCCAAAATTGTGTAATCAAAGTGAAAGTAGAGACGGTGGGCAatggtaggggtgtcaaaaaagcccgtgCTAGATGGTCCGGCCCAATTCGACCCGATCCAAcccgaaaattcacttaattttcaaGCCGGGTTTAGTACCCGGGCCAGCCCGCCGCCtgactttttttaacaccaatgttttctttttaatttcatttatttttatttttgtatattctttcgtttgatgggtttgttaattaattttgattttaaaaaaagaaggaaaaaaaaagaatcagaccAAAGTCCGGCCCGACCCGATCCGGTCCGGGTTGGGCCGGGTCGAGTTCGGTACTGTTCTgtttcgggccggttcgggccgggccgagacccAGCCCGTCGCAATGGCTAATAGAGTAGCTTTAACATCGGCGATAGACGAGTTCGAACCTTCCTTTGCCACCACCTCCCAAGTGGCGGCTcaagaaaggaaggagaagcCAAAGCTGCGGCCGCCAACTGGAAATGAAGCTGCCCACAACGTTTGGCGGATCACTTGCTTGACGAAATTTCCATGCTTTACCGATTTTGAGTTGCGCTTGTGGAGATCGATTTCGTAGAGCACAGCGCAGGCgataaaggaggaagaagaaagaagaagggaagagcGACAAATGGTGATTCTGTTGGTGGCCACAACCACCGACCCTGCGTCCATCAATCCCGCCAATGCCCTCTTGGCCATGCCCGGTTGGACCCCTGGTCCCTCCCTTCAGGTCATCCACGCCTCAATCGAGTCATcaaaatcagtttttttttaagcttctcTTCTACGACTTGGATTGTCTTGAACAGTGTTTGATTTGagtgggcttttttttttttggcgatgtTCTGGTTTTCTGTAATTTGGGGTTTGAAGGGTATGAAAAGTTTCGCCAATCAACAAGTGAGGCTGCTGCAACAGGACAAAGGCATCGTGAAAGAAGATCATCTCGACGTGCGTTGGGAAGAAGCCACCGGCGAGGTGGTGGACGAGCTAATCTTCTTCAGTAAGCACACTGCCGTCTCCAATCGCCCGGCTCTGACTGTCCACCCAATTGGTAATTTTGTACTTCTTTTCGTTATCGAGTATCGCAGTTGGGGGACGTTAAATTTTGAGGAGAGAGTGGTTTGTGATTTTCACTTCTCTTGGCGAGCGTGCGTGTGTTGTTGTCGTTGTAGGTGTACCTCATCTGCGTGAAGGCGAAGTTCCGCCGCAAGGAGGGAAGCCGGGGTGGGCTGCGCCGCCGAATCCGAGAATAGGGCCGTGGCTGAGATTGTTGAAGAAGATTGCTCAGTCCTATAATTTGGTTCCAGAGTTTGAGGTACATTCTTGTTTCTGGTGGTCCTTTTATGATGTCTTGTTCATCCATATGTTGGGTCTATTTTGCGGCATGTGGTTGCATTGTAAGAGATGATTCTGGATATGGctattgatgattttttgtttcatgGATTATGAGTAGATTACCTTGGAGGGCACTCATCATGGACCGGAGACCAACAAGCCGGCAATGTTTGTGGAGATTGGTATGTAtaactctcttttcatttcattctcCAATTGTATTGTTCAAACTAGATCAGTGTTGTCCCTGTTGCTGATTTTCTTTAGTGTTATTTCAATCCATATTGGACTCCTATGGGAATGATTTGATTGAGTTCCTCGAATGTCGAAAGACCAGCATTTTACTCATGTTCCAATTTCCACATGATGGACACTGGTTACATCCTGTTAACTAAAGATGGTTGCGCTTTCACTGTCTACACTTTTCGTCTATTTTCCTTGGTCATCCATCAATTAATGACTTGCCATCATGTGTAAAACCTTCTCTTTCAAAGTGATGGACATTTAAGTAGAATGAAGTCTTTTGgaccatcccattccataatATCTTTGGTTCAATAGTAGGAAAGTATATACCGTGCAAAAGCATGCCGTTCATATGGCTGCTATATCATTGCAAAGTTGCCCCTCCCCTAATAGATGATCTGATTGTGTTTCCTGTAGTCTACCTTCTGCAAACTGTCCTATTCCATGTGACAACACTATCAAATTGATTTCCACTTCATATCAAGCAACCAAGCTTTCAGCGAGTAGTTCCTTCCTTTATGGGGTACAAATAGTTGTAATTAGTTGACAGTATGTGTATTCTTTCTGCTTTCCTTTGACTAATTCTTCATGTAGATTGCTGTGCAAATGCTCATTTTATGGTTAACTTTAACTTGGAATGTGGACTTTGTAGTCTGTGTGCTGCACTCTTTTTGTTGCCTATCAATGATGCCCTTAGCTGTGAGAAATAGATATGATCCGCAGTGTTGTTTTTGTGCTTGATTTAGGGAGTACCGAAGAATACTGGATGAGGCTGGATGCTGCTAAAGTCATTGCTCAAGTTGAGTTCACAGCTTTTTTATATAGAGTACTATTGAGTGGCATGTCCCTTCTTTTAATTTGACTCTTGTAGGGATTGGTTTGCACATTCCGGTATGTCATTTGCAGTTGTCATGGTGGATATGGGGCAATAGTGGTTTGACTGTATGCaagatggattttttttcttttctagtgtAAATCACCACGACAAGTGCCTTCATCATACTAACGTTATACTAACTGATATGTTGTTTGTGGATCTTTGTGAACAAATCCTACGACAACCCCTCCTTTCATAACTCTCGCACAAAATTAGTTCTTCTTCATGTGGTGAAATTCTGTATTGGTCCAATAACACTGGAAGAACAATCAGTACATAATTTCAAACTCTAGGAAGAATAAGTGTACACTGGGGTATCAGGGTGTGTTATTATTAATTCCTTTTGTAGTTGTGTAAAAGGACCAAGCTTCTTGCTTCTGAATAtcagagaaaaaaattatctctGGCTCCTGAGTACATGGAACTTTAATTTactgaaaagaaaattcttttcaCAGGATAATTTTCCTGTTAAACTTCAAGGTCACCTTTTTCAAATGTTTGAAAAGGACATGTAATTTGATACCATGTGACGAGACGGCAGTCCAGAATCTGATCgtcttttaagatttttttaattccttAGTCTGACATATCACTTGTTCAAATGAAGTTAGCTTGGGAAGGTCTTGGGCTTGGAGGAGAACCTGCAGTTGGGAACTGGAGCAGGTATACACTCATACTTTAACTGATGTTACAAGAAATTAGCCTTTCTTTACCAATAGTATTTCAAAGCTGTTTCTGTGGTTTTGTGACTGAATTCAGTACTTTGTAGATGTGTTTTTTTTCCATCGAAAGGCTATTTGGGAAGCAGTATAACTTCTGTGTTTCACTTCTGTCGTCGATGTGAAATGCTGAGTTCAAGAAACTGAGAGAGCACAAGTGCTCGTGACTATAAATCATTGCTTGCTCAGGACCATGGAATAATACATTTGCCTCTGATACTGTCTCAGGGATGTTGCCAAGAAAAAAGTCTTGCTTGGGATAGGTGGTGGACATTACGCGCCTCGGCACCTGGACATTGTCCAGTAAGacgtcttttaattttttctgtcCTCCTTAATGCTACTATCTAACATCTTTTCGTGGGTTTGATATCTATAAATTTGCTACCTGTTCGGATTAGATTTGTAGACAGAAAAAAGATAACAATATTTTCAAGTTACAACATCCCAAGTTTATTAGGTGCTCTCGAGGTGTTTGAAGTTTACATAGCATTTTCACGATAATTTCAGGAAAGATGATGTGTGGGTAGGGCATCTGCTTTCTGGATATTGCTTACCCATGGAAGATCCTAGCCAGTCAAAAGCAGAAGCTAATACGGCAGTTATCGGGGGGACCTGGAGGCAAGCGATTGAAGTGGCATTCAAGACTACGAAGTCGGCTTTCCCCGGTGGCGACATTATGGCGCATCTTGATCATAAGTAAGTCATCCAAACAGACAGCGTATTTTTCAGCTTCCTGATGGGCGCAGATTAAGCAATATAACTTGGGGGGCACAGAGCATCAggcaattttttaaaagcaTTTGGACCTAATAGGCTTAGTTCTAGCAAAGTGCTGGTAACATTCAAGCTATGAATTGACCATTGCTTATAATGTCGTCTACAGGAGTTTCAAGAGCTGGCAGAAGAATGCGATCACGGCATTCTTAGCTGACCAGAACATCAAAATTGGCAAGCCAAATGACTTCTTGTAagttgaaattttgaatttctatCTTGTTGTCTTGGTGGACGTCCATGCCTTATTAAGCCTCTTGACTCTTGAGGACTCGGTATAATGCTCCGAGTTCTAGAAGATAGAATTCAAGGGATGAAAAAAAGGACTCGCTCACGATTTTCATGGGCCATCGAAATGGATCAACTGTGTCGATAGCATATGAATAACCGGTATGTGGAAGTAACGAAGGCATCGCGCTGTTGCCGCCAATTTTGCGCGATTTTTGCTCGTTTTCCATAAGAAAGAATTCTGGAAGCTCTGATGTTACTTTAGTTTTATGAATTTGtgttctgttctgttctgttctgtCTTGCCCTGTCCTAACTAAACTATGAACTCTTAGCTAAGCAAATTCTCATGAACGACGAGACGGACTGATGAGGCGAAACAGATGTCCGAAGACCGGAATGAGAAGCCAAAGTTGACCACGGCAAACGTGCTAAGTGTCGGCCCGAATCATGCCAGCCCAAAATTCCGTATTGGCAGCTTTTAatcattataaaaataaaatgtgcaaaaaataaaataaaataaagatattgCAGGTCGTGTGAGATGATGCATAATTCATGGAGTATTCGTCACATCACAATTTGTCCACGGTCAAACATACCCGAATTAGATGCTGGCTGGACACCACGTCTGCTTTTTGCATCGTTGTTTGTCCgatcaatcttaaatttattggaTGCTCATTCAGTTTTCATATAATTCTTTGAGTGTACAGAAATTTCAAATGCAAGTAAGTTAGCGAAGGGAGTCGACTAAACTATTCGTGAGTAAGCACGATGACATGGacctaaaataaaattacttaTACAAATCATCGTTTTGGACACAAATTTCGCCTCCAACTCCATTGAACAAAGATACGGGCTATTACATTTTGGGTGGAAGAACAATTCGATTCATCTTCAGTTCATCTATTATTAGAAAATGATAGAGCAATTGATTGTCTATTCACATGTCGGATTCGACTCATCGAAAGTTATTATGTTTGTCAAATGTGCTAATGAAGTGATTCAGTTCAAACCTGTATCGATTTATATTCGGGTTAATGTCCATCGAATATTGGCTTTTAAATCCGTATCATACCTTTGTGGAAAGGAGAGATTTTTGGGGAACAAAAAGGATTAATTGTGAGAGAAACCGAAAATTTTCTCAAggatgataatttttttgccGAGACCCGACAGTAGCAGGCAAAGTTTATTTTTGATCGCTGGTTTCGTGGGACCCCCGTGGGAAAATTAAGGTGAGATCCACAGAATCAACGGCAGTGATTCATTTGGTCAAGTGGGAACCAGGTCAAACTAATCCGCAGAGTGTCATTGTCTTGCCCGGTTCAAGCCTTCGCAGGGGAAACAGTTACTGCTCTCCTTCCTCGTTTGCTGTGGCTTTTTCCGGCCGAAAATAAAGCTGCTCTCCCGTCGCAGCACACCAAATACAATTACTCTTCGCCCTCTCGTCTTACCTCATTCACATGGCTCTGTTTCTGCGATGTTACTGTCTCTCAATTAACATCaagaaagacagagagagagtaagagagagagagaatcacatGCCTGTAAATAACCATTAATGTCCACTGaaacaggggaaaaaaagaagaagaaatggccGCCATGAAGTATgaacatgctctctctctctctctctctctctctctgatgttTCTGCTGTGGAAGTAATGGATTGGAGGGTCAGTCAACGTCCTTCGCGGCTCTGTTGCAGGGAAATGATTCTCTGGAAAGAGGAAGTAATCGATATCAGCAGAACCCCACAAAAAAAGGGCACTTCCACCGGCTGATGAATGATGATTGGCGCTTAATCTCGGGTGCTGTGTTCGAGAACCCAGCTGGGAAAATACGATGTGAGGGGAACCCCGAAACGGGGTTGGCGCGGAAAGTGACGGAAATTGGACGGTGAAGTTTTGACGATAAAAAGAAGGAAGGTGGAACGAAAAAGTAATGGGAGGATATGGTTGGGGGAGGGGACAAATTACATAAAGCTGTAAACTTTCCATGTAACAATAAACAAATAGCTGAAAATTTGGCAACTTTCTTTTGTGGGTTTGttggggggggagagagagagagagaggggacataGCCGTATAATCTGTAGTTTTGTTGGGTTCACTGTAATTTCAATTCCTTTAGAGAAGAATAAGAAGCAGCGGCATCCCAGTTGACTTTCAGGATATTGTTAGCGTCTCCATGCACTTGTCAAAAAATCTTTCTCGTCaactttttgaatttctccATGGATATGCGCCTGTTCAGAAGAGCTATTGCTTGTTCATGAGAGTCTTTTTTGTTCGGGAAAAGATTGTTTGACAACTAGCCATCTGTCTTTTGGGCATTTATTACTTCGTCTCTAAACCACTTccacccccccttttttttttttctgtagtgCCACCCTCTGCTTTGTCTCTCATTGccgccattctctctctcctccatgcTACAGGAACAGCCTAGACTCACGTAGAAATTGGATCAGAGAACATCAAACGAAGAGCCATCTCTCGGTCAAATCAAATCCTCCCTCGGTGGGATCATCAAGCAGCATTTCTCCTCTTCCTTCTAaggtctctctcgctctcgctctctgcATCCACGTTTTggcttcttttttggtttctgGGTAGACATGTTCTGGTTTATTTGTTGGTAAGTTGCGTATTTTGAGTATTAAGAAGATATACAACCCAGGAAAGAACTgaaaaaatggaagaggaaaagtTGAAGGGGAAGATATGATTTGCATTGATATTGGATCTCATCATTCAGATATCTGAATCATCAGATTCTGCTAGTCCTGGAGCTTTCTTTGCACTCATTCTTCTTCATATTTTCGATGAACATATCGTACTTGTTGATTAAAATCGAAACATGGGTGgtgggtatttttttttccctttcggaAAATCAGTGCAAAGTCCTTGATTACGATCTTTGGAAGTTTGTTTGTGGATAGCTTTCGAACtctgttttccttttcgttCTTTTTAGACCCGCTTAGGTTGCTTTCCGGAAAGCTACCAAAGTCATTATTCCTTTGTCCTGTTTAAGTCTAAAATACCAGTTTAGTCTACAAACTTGGATTCAGGTATTCATTTGTAATGTTGATGATCGGTTTAAGCCCTGATAATCCACTAACCACCACTAAATTTTCAGGGTAATGGATCTTTGTTTAGTTTATTTTCTTCCTGACATTTTTGCTGGAAATTGGTTGGACCCccactttttgttctttttttgctttttgaaagTCTTCCTGGGATCTTcctttttctaatataccaatTCTTTAATGTCAACCTTCACAATCCAAGGTCAGAAGACTGTGAGGTATTACAtgatgtgctctctctctcttcccttgaAGTTGATGTTCCCTCTTGTATTAGAATTGAGTTTGAAGTTCTAGAGCAGTCTCTGGTCTTCGTTGGAGTGCATGTCTGCAAGGTGATGGCTTCAGGATTTGGCATTATCTACTCATttgcaattgaaaaaaagaactcCTGCACGTTGTGTGTTCTTTTTTAAACATAGATAGTATTAAAACATAATTTAACGGTgccttttgtttgtttcgaaAGTTCACCTAATTTTACGGCCCCTATTGCTCTCTAGCCTGCCTTCACTGTTGATGAACGGAGTCGCAGTGTCTTTTGACGGTCTGCACAATTCTTACTGTATTGTCTATGTGAAGCATGAATTTTGGTGTTTCACTTTGTTAATTCTTGCTCTGGTTTTGTTGTTTCTGCACTGTCCATTGTCCTAAAGTCGATACCCTCTTACTAAATGACTTCCTGATATTGGTATCTCAATTCGTTCTGAAAATTATGTGTTTTGCTGCATCCAGTTAGCCCTCTCTTGAGAGCCTGATTTTTTGGTTAATTTCCCATCAGTTTTAATTCTAATTCTGGGGCATTTGGCATATTGAACCGTGTTTTGAAGGTTGATTTCATTCACGGATGGTGATGTTGATTGGGCGTTTCACGTTTCACCGTACTTAAATAGTCTGGACCACCCTTCAACTCCACAGAATGAAGTCTTCAACAGCAATGCTGAAAAGAGGATGAAACAGGACAAGAAAATCACAACGGCAAGCGCTCGAGAAGTCCCACGTGATGTCGAGGGCAGTGAAAGAGGTTCCGTTTTGTCGAGTATTGACAGCAACGACTATGGCTTCTGGTCGGTGTTGAAATCTAGTGACTTGGAGCAACTTGACATCCTAGGGAGGAGTGGGCTGAGTGGCCCTTCCTTTGCAGAAACGAGGTTTTGCCCGGCGAAGAAGGACATGGGTTATCTCGTGGATAGAAATGATGACGATTTACGAGTTCCCGAGTTGATGATCTGCTACCGAGAGAGCTCTTTCCTCGAAGTCAAGGACATCTGCATTGATGAAGGCGTGAATTCTCATGAAAATGTCTTGTTTGAAACCGACAGGGACAAAGGCCCGGGTACCAATTTTCTCGGCAGCGAGGATAAAGGGAGAAATCTATCTTGCAGAAGGATGGACGATCATTTCTCCGCTGCAAACTGTTTGAACTGTTCAGAATATCATTACTTTGAGGATGCTGTTAAGCTGCATGTTCGTGCAAATTTAGTACCGACCGAAATCGAGGCAGATGACAATGCGGATGCCATGTCCAAAGTGAGAGATGTTGCCTTGGATATTCTACCCTGCGATTCATCTGATAATGTCTGCTATGGAATCACGCAACCTTCTTCTAAGGTATGTAGTCCTGTGCTCCTCGGAGAAAAACTTCTGCAGCATCTTCACTGATGTGATAGTGCTCGGATGTGAAGACTATTTGCAAGGCAAGATCAAGACATTCGCAAGATTATCACTTGCTATTCTTATTCTTCTGGTCCAATGATGCGATGTAATCGCCGCTTTTCTCctaaaatatttatgttttctCATGCGGAAGCCCGTTCAACACCGATGAGACTTATTCATATGTTATGGAGTAGTGATAATCTAGTAGTAGGTTTATTTGGAATTGCATGATCTCTAAATCCTGATACCGAGAATCAGCACCTTACCTTTTAGCTATAGTTGTCCTATGCCAAGTGACCTAATCATAACAGTTAGGCCGGCACTTCTGCAGGAGTCAAACTTAGAACAGATCATCCGCGCCACCGCTCTGGCATCGGCAAGCGAAGGAATTTGTGGTAGCTTGGAAGATGCAAGTGCAACCTCTGGAGACCCCTCTTCAGCTTCTAATTCAGAAGATTCTCCGAACCACAGCCACATCGAGAAACTGCCTGATGATTGCGAGGCTGACAAAGTGGCATGCCCGCCTGCTTCCAGAGGAACTGACAAGGATGCTCCCGACGCTAGCAAGGCAGAATGCAGGAGCACTGCCCCCAACTCAAATGCTTCGGCCCCTGCATCCACGAGTGGAGAGGAAATACACACCACCGAGACTCGAAATAAGATGAAACATGACGGGGTTTCCGATAGTCCAACAGAGCGTCAAGCTGAAATATTTAGCGGGGAATCGAGTTTCTCAATGGCAGGCCCCATCTCCAGCCTCATAACTTACTCGGGGCCCATTGCATATTCGGGCAACCTTTCACTAAGATCGGATGGCAGCACAACCAGCAACAGATCTTTCGCCTTCCCCGTGTAAACACAGTCTGCAAGTTACACAATCTGTTTTGTTCTCCTTTCGGCTCATTACTTGAGCCATGACTAACTAATCTTTTTAACGCGCTACAATTGTTGGGTGCAGATTGCAGGACGACTGGAACAGCAGTCCGGTGCGAATGGCGAAAGCCGACCGGAGGATTTTCCGGAGGCAAAGGGGCTGGAGGCATGGACTTCTCTGCTGTAGATTCTGAAAAGCTTATTACATTCTTTGAGGCTTACTTGTAGATGTCCACATACTCCCCGTCTTTCGTTTGTCCCTTTTCTTGTCCACCTGGGATGTCAACAGTGGCTGCTGCTGGAATGAGATGTAGAAGATCATGTCTAGGCTGAATTCCTTTTGGTCCTTCAGGCGTCCTCTATTCATCAATCTAGAGAGCAAAGTTCTCCTTCTCTAACTGCATATGTGGTGAACATCCCAAACATCTTTTCGGCTATTTGTTGCTCTGAAAATTTTCACCCGGGACTCGCGTGAGTTCAAATGGACCTCAGCCGGTGAATCATGCGGGCCCCAGATAGGACTCAAGTGATCCGACCGTCGACATAAAATGGAAGCGCTCGAGTGCCTTATGGGGTAAACCGAGCTAAAGAGAGAATGTGCCTAATCTGTGCCATTCTCTTTTGAAGAGAGGAGAAGGAAGTGTCAAAGTGAATTGTCTGCTGTTGTCTTGATCTGTTTTGGGAAActtgcatttgtttttgctCCTCTTTTGAAAGTCTTCATTTGACGCAACTTtgacttttgatgaaaactttgcCAGGGAAGTAAACAAGCacccttttttcctcttctgaaATCAGGCCCACGTCCGCCCGGGTTGCTCCAAATTGGGCTCGAATCGATCACCAAGCAAGGACGGCCAGTAACCTAAATTTGATCCCTGTTAACTTACGGTCTATAGTCGCGGTCAGAGATCCAACATGGCAATTCCGTGTCAAATAAATCCACATCGCTTACCGAGTGGTGGATTTCGGGCTCTGTTCATCGTCACCGTTCGTCGTCTCCGACCTCACCCAACAGCGTCTCCTCCGGATCTTTCGAATCTcgagagaaaaagcaaaacggAAGATAGGACAAAAGGCATTGATCATGTAAAACCTCTTAATTTATATTCGTGGTCTAAACGGAGATAGAGAAGCAAAACACCTAAAGCGGACAACGTCAGACAGGCTgatagaccgaattggcacaattacaaaaggtttagaattacttttttttttctggtaatTTCCCTCCTAACGCGGATAGTGCTTAAACTTCCAATTGGCAAAAAGCTCTTGATCCATCGATAGTCTAGTTCATGTGATCCTTCTTCAACGGACAACAAGCTgttctctctttattttccaaatgcAATTGGTAATTAAGCTAATCTTAATCCATCAGTAGTCATAGTTCATTATCCCTGTCatcttatttctaattttttttttttttgccttttcctaAGTTGAATTATTCATGATAGCCAGCAGCCTAGTCGCGAGTAatgattttccattttaatttagCATGCAGCATTCCTTGCTATTCTCTTCTTGTGATTGCTCTTGTTCTTCTTGGGTCCAGCGCATTCCACAGGGTAGGGATCACTTTGCTTCTAGGGTTGATCGAGTGCGCAATTGAAATTGCACGAAAATGGACACGGATCCGACCAAACCCTTGTTGAAGTGTGTGGTCACGTCACGCTAGTTGGTAAGGGACTGACAAAGTCTCTCTAGACACAGCCTGGAATTAACCTTTGATGGACACAGCTCGGTCCCCGTCTATTGTGGTCATTTGGAAAGATTGCCATAACCATCCTCACTTTCTCTTTTAGCCATGTTGCATGCACCCTTTCCTCTTGAAATTCCAGGTTTGGCAttctcattttcaaaatttaggaGCGGATTTGTCCAAAACGTCTTAAACATATCGCATTTTGATCgattcaatcccaaacctttcgattttgtcaattgagttctaaaccttttgacactttaccaattgagtccatccggccaatgaCTTAGACATTGATGGTATcatgtaggatggtcggcgccgacgtgaataatttatatatatttttttattttatatttttatattcttctcaatttctttcttttcctttttttttttttgtcaagtcCGATGAGGGCTCGCCGACCGATCTCGACCACGGGCAAGGGTTGGCTAGCGGCCCTCGCCGGGTttgcaagaaaaaaaggaaaaaaatgtaataaaagaaACTcggagattttttaaaaagttataaaaGTTGTCCACGTCGGTGTTGGCCATGTCACATAAGACGCTTGACATCCATTAGAGCGattttccagtcaaaattggccggatggactcaatcgacaaagtgtcaaaagatttatgactcaattgacaagatTAAAATGTTGATGACTGCATTAaccaaagtgcaataggtttaggactttttagacaatctTTCTCGTAATTTAGACTCCATATTTCATCGACTCAGGTAGCAAAATTATCGAATTGGCACTTTC
The genomic region above belongs to Rhodamnia argentea isolate NSW1041297 chromosome 6, ASM2092103v1, whole genome shotgun sequence and contains:
- the LOC115726999 gene encoding D-aminoacyl-tRNA deacylase: MVILLVATTTDPASINPANALLAMPGWTPGPSLQGMKSFANQQVRLLQQDKGIVKEDHLDVRWEEATGEVVDELIFFSKHTAVSNRPALTVHPIGVPHLREGEVPPQGGKPGWAAPPNPRIGPWLRLLKKIAQSYNLVPEFEITLEGTHHGPETNKPAMFVEIGSTEEYWMRLDAAKVIAQLAWEGLGLGGEPAVGNWSRDVAKKKVLLGIGGGHYAPRHLDIVQKDDVWVGHLLSGYCLPMEDPSQSKAEANTAVIGGTWRQAIEVAFKTTKSAFPGGDIMAHLDHKSFKSWQKNAITAFLADQNIKIGKPNDFL
- the LOC115728342 gene encoding uncharacterized protein LOC115728342, whose protein sequence is MKQDKKITTASAREVPRDVEGSERGSVLSSIDSNDYGFWSVLKSSDLEQLDILGRSGLSGPSFAETRFCPAKKDMGYLVDRNDDDLRVPELMICYRESSFLEVKDICIDEGVNSHENVLFETDRDKGPGTNFLGSEDKGRNLSCRRMDDHFSAANCLNCSEYHYFEDAVKLHVRANLVPTEIEADDNADAMSKVRDVALDILPCDSSDNVCYGITQPSSKESNLEQIIRATALASASEGICGSLEDASATSGDPSSASNSEDSPNHSHIEKLPDDCEADKVACPPASRGTDKDAPDASKAECRSTAPNSNASAPASTSGEEIHTTETRNKMKHDGVSDSPTERQAEIFSGESSFSMAGPISSLITYSGPIAYSGNLSLRSDGSTTSNRSFAFPVLQDDWNSSPVRMAKADRRIFRRQRGWRHGLLCCRF